A stretch of the Catenulispora sp. MAP5-51 genome encodes the following:
- a CDS encoding RNA polymerase sigma factor, with product MTTEVDTALVAAARDGDGAALDALVTGCLPVVSMVIGRALAYQFDAEDAVQETMLHLLRGLPKLREPAAFHSWLMAIATNQIRKHHRRRPPSPQPPEAFEGLADPGSDVADLVIWELGLARQRRQIAGATSWLDDGDQELLSLWWLTEAGQLSRARVVTALGLTTHAMSMRVSRMKAKLDNARHVVRTLSATPPCRTLAGVIANWPGRPSPLWRKRIWRHVRDCDHCLRRVEELVPTERLLAIASTALPPNRPESPPGSCPRARRTRRDVSTGYGTLSISTQAM from the coding sequence ATGACCACAGAGGTCGACACGGCTCTGGTGGCCGCGGCCCGCGACGGCGACGGCGCCGCACTCGACGCTCTGGTCACCGGCTGTCTGCCCGTGGTCTCGATGGTCATAGGACGAGCTCTGGCATACCAATTCGACGCCGAGGACGCCGTGCAGGAGACGATGCTGCACCTCCTGCGCGGGCTGCCGAAGCTGCGCGAGCCGGCGGCGTTCCACAGCTGGCTGATGGCCATCGCCACGAACCAGATCCGCAAACACCACCGCCGGCGCCCCCCGTCCCCCCAACCACCGGAAGCATTCGAGGGCCTGGCCGATCCCGGCTCGGATGTCGCCGACCTGGTGATCTGGGAGCTCGGGCTGGCCCGACAGCGCCGCCAGATCGCCGGGGCGACCAGCTGGCTGGACGACGGCGACCAAGAACTGCTCTCCCTGTGGTGGCTCACGGAAGCCGGGCAGCTGAGCCGGGCCAGGGTGGTCACCGCGTTAGGACTGACGACGCACGCCATGAGCATGCGCGTCTCCCGGATGAAAGCGAAGCTGGACAACGCGCGACACGTTGTCAGAACCCTGTCCGCCACTCCTCCCTGCCGCACACTCGCCGGGGTGATCGCGAACTGGCCGGGCCGACCGTCACCACTGTGGCGCAAGCGGATCTGGCGCCATGTGCGCGACTGCGACCACTGCCTGCGCCGGGTAGAGGAGCTGGTCCCCACCGAACGGCTACTGGCCATCGCCTCGACGGCCCTGCCACCGAACCGACCCGAGTCTCCGCCCGGCTCATGCCCGCGGGCCCGGCGTACCCGAAGGGATGTGAGTACCGGGTACGGGACATTGAGTATCAGCACTCAGGCGATGTGA